Proteins encoded by one window of uncultured Draconibacterium sp.:
- a CDS encoding TetR family transcriptional regulator C-terminal domain-containing protein: MENKKTSAEIMSAYMNYRLEKGSRPASVYAFCRDLELEEAAFYKYYGSFEALEKAVFKAFFNQSMELLAQNKEYQSFDAKNKLIAFYYTFFEVLKANRSYVLLALNDAKDKLKVLASLSALKKAYGEYVDGLEIETPKLPHKKIEKVKARSLRESAWAQLLFTLRFWLEDTSPDFEKTDVFIEKSVNTAFALLDATTLNSVFDLGKFLYQEKIMSN; the protein is encoded by the coding sequence ATGGAAAACAAGAAAACATCAGCCGAAATTATGTCGGCATACATGAATTACCGGCTCGAAAAAGGATCGCGCCCGGCAAGTGTATATGCTTTTTGCCGCGATCTGGAACTGGAAGAAGCCGCTTTCTACAAATATTACGGATCATTTGAGGCACTGGAAAAAGCGGTGTTTAAAGCTTTCTTCAACCAGAGCATGGAGCTGCTTGCCCAAAACAAAGAATACCAGAGTTTTGATGCGAAGAACAAGCTGATTGCTTTTTACTATACCTTTTTTGAGGTACTGAAAGCCAACCGCAGTTATGTGTTGCTGGCGCTAAACGATGCCAAAGACAAGCTAAAAGTGCTGGCGTCGTTATCGGCACTAAAAAAAGCCTATGGAGAATATGTTGACGGGCTTGAGATTGAAACACCCAAGCTCCCTCACAAAAAAATTGAAAAAGTAAAAGCACGCAGCCTACGCGAATCGGCATGGGCACAGCTGCTTTTTACACTACGGTTTTGGCTGGAGGACACTTCGCCCGACTTTGAAAAGACCGATGTTTTTATCGAGAAATCGGTGAATACAGCTTTTGCCCTACTCGATGCTACCACGTTAAACTCAGTTTTCGACCTGGGGAAATTTTTGTACCAAGAAAAAATAATGAGCAACTAA
- a CDS encoding endonuclease domain-containing protein, producing MRLHNHKFYKPLRKHLRRHSTAAEATLWKVLKKSQVKGCKFRRQHSIGRYIVDFFCYELMLAIELDGEVHADMNSIARDTARDGELERLGITVFRYENRWVYEYPEVIKQDIIDFAEKRRS from the coding sequence ATGCGGCTCCACAATCACAAGTTCTACAAACCATTACGAAAGCATTTACGCAGACATTCAACAGCTGCCGAAGCCACTCTTTGGAAGGTGCTAAAGAAAAGTCAGGTTAAAGGGTGTAAATTCCGACGACAACACTCTATTGGAAGGTATATTGTTGACTTTTTCTGCTATGAGCTAATGCTGGCAATTGAACTGGATGGAGAAGTTCATGCCGATATGAATAGTATCGCCAGGGATACAGCGCGAGATGGGGAGTTAGAAAGACTGGGGATTACTGTATTCAGGTATGAAAACCGATGGGTGTATGAATATCCGGAGGTGATAAAACAGGATATTATTGATTTTGCAGAGAAGAGAAGAAGTTGA
- a CDS encoding endonuclease domain-containing protein: protein MRLHNHKFYKPLRKHLRRHSTAAEATLWKVLKKSQVKGCKFRRQHSIGRYIVDFFCYELMLAIELDGEVHADMNSIARDTARDEELERLGITVFRYENRWVYEYPEVIKQDIIDFAEKRRS from the coding sequence CTATAAACCATTACGAAAGCATTTACGCAGACATTCAACAGCTGCCGAAGCCACTCTTTGGAAGGTGCTAAAGAAAAGTCAGGTTAAAGGGTGTAAATTCCGACGACAACACTCTATTGGAAGGTATATTGTTGACTTTTTCTGCTATGAGCTAATGCTGGCAATTGAACTGGATGGAGAAGTTCATGCCGATATGAATAGTATCGCCAGGGATACAGCGCGAGATGAGGAGTTAGAAAGACTGGGGATTACTGTATTCAGGTATGAAAACCGATGGGTGTATGAATATCCGGAGGTGATAAAACAGGATATTATTGATTTTGCAGAGAAGAGAAGAAGTTGA